A single genomic interval of Nerophis lumbriciformis linkage group LG17, RoL_Nlum_v2.1, whole genome shotgun sequence harbors:
- the ostn gene encoding osteocrin isoform X1 — protein MGQGLCDAFRYCLLQMYLCGSLLFICLLVITVNQHYAEENTHQQHANGSKLGVNMENEVKEPKRRSFPVSVSPLERRSVGVAASKQASSSRQVIELPRRRLRLPPMDRIGMQHLPNRRG, from the exons ATGGGTCAAGGGTTGTGTGATGCATTCAGATACTGTTTGTTACAGATGTACCTGTGTGGCAGTCTGCTCTTTATCTGTCTGCTGGTCATCACTGTCAACCAACACTACGCAGAGGAGAACACACACCAGCAg catgcAAACGGGTCAAAGCTGGGCGTGAATATGGAGAACGAAGTCAAGGAGCCAAAGAGGAGGAGTTTTCCTGTCAGCGTCTCTCCTTTGGAGCGTCGGTCCGTCGGCGTCGCGGCCAGCAAACAAGCATCGAGCAG TAGACAAGTCATTGAGTTGCCACGGCGACGGCTGCGTCTCCCTCCCATGGACAGGATCGGAATGCAACACCTGCCAAACAGGAGAGGATAg